Proteins from one Tissierellales bacterium genomic window:
- a CDS encoding universal stress protein UspA, with protein sequence FLNNDDDGEALEYLFQVSRKAGAELTVLRSKDVIKAMEDFGRNNYITHIIMGASPDEEVQGNKNITLNLKSRLSGVEFIIL encoded by the coding sequence GTTTTTAAATAATGATGATGATGGTGAGGCTTTGGAATATTTGTTTCAAGTATCTAGGAAAGCTGGTGCGGAACTAACGGTTTTAAGATCTAAAGATGTTATTAAGGCGATGGAGGATTTTGGTAGAAACAATTATATAACTCATATAATAATGGGAGCTTCGCCAGACGAAGAAGTTCAAGGAAATAAAAATATAACACTAAATTTAAAAAGTAGATTATCAGGTGTGGAATTTATTATACTATAG
- a CDS encoding ATP-binding protein — protein sequence MAKIRRMFPGGNTYKGSFSYHKYILGKGGKKLYILKGVPGGGKSSLMKDIADKMLKRNFSIEYHHCPSDKDSVDGVVIKELNVAIVDGTFPHIIDPVYPGLYEKIINIGEFACEEKLLPYKDEIVKAKVNNKNCYRRTYAYFRGAKEIREEIESTNREKTDLAKVYKYIEKLEKKLFENVEPSTRLGMDRHLFSSAYTPEGYIDFTDTLLTDVDEVYYIAGEIGTGKSILLDSIFEKSLRKGLNVEVYHNPLMPKEIDTLIIPKLGTAISASVICKDKYTEMIDFSKYMKNSKRIDEDYEMYEELISIGLSSLKKAKNNHELLEEYYHTAIDYGKIDEVKRKIISEILSLT from the coding sequence ATGGCTAAAATTAGAAGAATGTTTCCAGGAGGTAATACTTATAAAGGTTCATTTTCTTATCACAAATATATTTTAGGTAAAGGTGGAAAGAAACTTTATATACTTAAGGGAGTGCCAGGTGGGGGCAAATCATCTTTGATGAAAGATATTGCTGATAAGATGTTAAAAAGAAATTTTTCAATAGAATATCATCATTGTCCATCAGACAAGGATTCAGTTGATGGTGTTGTCATAAAAGAATTAAACGTTGCAATAGTGGATGGCACCTTCCCTCATATAATAGATCCTGTTTATCCAGGGTTGTATGAAAAAATTATTAATATAGGTGAATTTGCCTGTGAAGAAAAGCTATTACCTTACAAAGATGAAATAGTTAAGGCAAAAGTTAATAATAAGAATTGTTATAGGCGTACTTATGCTTATTTTCGTGGCGCAAAAGAAATAAGGGAAGAAATTGAAAGTACAAATAGAGAAAAGACTGATTTAGCAAAAGTTTATAAATATATTGAAAAATTAGAAAAAAAACTTTTTGAGAATGTAGAGCCTAGTACCAGATTAGGAATGGATAGACATTTATTTTCATCGGCTTATACACCTGAGGGTTATATAGATTTTACAGATACTTTATTAACTGATGTAGATGAAGTTTATTATATAGCTGGAGAAATTGGAACTGGCAAATCCATACTATTAGACTCTATTTTTGAAAAATCCCTTAGAAAAGGTTTAAATGTGGAAGTATATCATAATCCACTAATGCCTAAGGAAATAGATACACTAATAATTCCTAAATTGGGAACGGCTATTTCTGCAAGTGTTATTTGTAAAGATAAATATACTGAAATGATTGATTTCAGTAAATATATGAAAAATTCTAAGAGAATAGATGAAGATTACGAAATGTATGAAGAATTAATATCTATAGGACTTTCTAGCTTGAAAAAAGCTAAAAACAACCATG